One Pectinophora gossypiella chromosome 9, ilPecGoss1.1, whole genome shotgun sequence genomic region harbors:
- the LOC126369843 gene encoding uncharacterized protein LOC126369843, whose protein sequence is MSLFWKTEDVPQVFTEKVSEHEACEQMFQENVQLINNQFEVALPLKLPLDSVNDTLGDSLYLALKRFHNLENRLHKDPVLLKLYKDFIHEYLELGHGSKIDIAQYDLNSDPVYFLPHHPVVRMDKKSTKCRAVFDASMKTNKKVSLNNLLLNGPVVQKELFDILILFRFEQYVFVTDIKHMFRAVSLNEKYRPLQNILWRDSPDNNVECIQLNTVTYGLKSSSYLATRCLIELADRYAEDFPLASSILKNQTYVDDILATNDSLDALIESKEQLCKLLDLGGFQLHKWSSNRVEALHDIPTDKQYFDSIDLEKTNLCIKTLGVNYDIKSDTLTLSAPNTGTNIPDTKREVLSFISKFFDPLGLAGPLVVSAKVIMQKLWEARLEWDSILNDDLRKLWREFYKSLSIMAPMSFNRYVCLQNATCLQLIGFADASSSAAYGCCVYLRVVDSTGNVNVSLLCSKSRVNPIKQSLTVPRLELNAALLLAKLITRVHDTLSLKKTINNVVLYSDSQIVLAWIQTNAAKLNTYVANRVKEISQLTSKYTWAYVNTHENPADCLSRGVLPHELESNQLWWTAPLFLHDSKYVAPQQEQYTADGLPEVRRSSEFSSAMVCTLFDKADINLDFLDKYSDINRMQRATS, encoded by the exons ATGTCACTATTCTGGAAGACTGAAGATGTGCCTCAAGTATTCACAGAAAAAGTGTCAGAGCACGAAGCATGTGAGCAAATGTTTCAAGAGAATgtacaattaattaataaccaATTTGAAGTTGCCTTACCATTAAAGTTGCCTCTCGACTCTGTCAATGATACTCTGGGAGATTCCTTGTACCTTGCATTAAAGAGATTTCATAATTTGGAAAATAGGCTGCATAAAGATccagttttattgaaattatataaaGATTTCATTCATGAATATTTAGAGTTGGGACATGGATCTAAAATTGACATTGCACAATATGATTTAAATTCAGATCCAGTTTATTTTTTGCCCCACCATCCTGTAGTAAGAATGGATAAGAAAAGTACTAAATGCAGGGCTGTATTTGACGCttcaatgaaaacaaataaaaaagtgtcaCTTAATAATTTGCTTTTAAATGGTCCTGTAGTACAGAAAGAATTGTTCGACATTTTAATTCTATTTCGATTCGAACAATATGTATTTGTCACTGATATTAAACACATGTTTAGGGCAGTTAGTCTTAATGAAAAGTATCGCCCATTGCAAAACATTCTCTGGCGTGACTCGCCAGACAACAATGTTGAATGTATTCAGCTAAATACCGTTACGTATGGGCTAAAAAGCTCGTCGTATTTAGCCACTCGTTGCTTAATAGAATTAGCTGATCGATATGCAGAGGATTTTCCATTAGCATCATCCATTCTAAAGAATCAAACTTATGTAGATGACATTTTAGCTACCAATGATTCCTTAGACGCATTGATAGAGTCGAAAGAGCAACTTTGCAAGCTTCTGGACCTGGGAGGCTTCCAGCTACATAAGTGGTCTTCTAATAGAGTTGAGGCTTTGCACGACATACCGACAGACAAACAGTATTTCGACTCTATTGACTtagaaaaaactaatttatgtataaaaacgTTAGGTGTTAATTATGACATTAAGTCTGATACACTAACCCTTTCTGCGCCTAATACAGGCACTAACATACCTGACACTAAGCGGGAAGTACTCAGTTTTATAAGTAAGTTCTTTGATCCGCTAGGCTTGGCGGGCCCGCTCGTTGTAAGTGCTAAGGTCATTATGCAAAAGCTTTGGGAAGCACGTCTTGAATGGGACTCCATACTTAACGATGATTTAAGAAAGCTATGGCGTGAGTTTTATAAAAGTCTTTCAATTATGGCTCCCATGAGTTTCAATCGTTATGTCTGCTTACAAAATGCAACATGTCTGCAACTGATAGGTTTCGCCGATGCCTCGAGTTCCGCTGCTTACGGCTGCTGTGTGTATCTGCGTGTGGTTGACTCAACAGGTAATGTGAATGTTTCTTTACTCTGTTCGAAGTCTCGCGTCAACCCCATCAAACAGAGTCTCACCGTGCCGCGACTGGAGCTCAATGCCGCACTGCTGCTTGCGAAGCTTATCACCAGAGTGCATGATACACTCTCATTAAAAAAGACCATTAACAATGTTGTATTATACTCCGACTCACAGATTGTTCTGGCTTGGATACAGACTAATGCtgctaaattaaatacttatgtaGCAAACAGGGTAAAGGAGATCTCCCAGCTCACCAGTAAGTATACATGGGCATATGTAAACACGCACGAGAATCCTGCCGACTGCCTGAGCCGAGGCGTCCTACCCCATGAGCTCGAGAGCAACCAGTTGTGGTGGACAGCACCTTTATTCCTCCATGACAGTAAGTATGTTGCTCCCCAACAAGAGCAGTACACGGCCGACGGTCTACCCGAGGTGAGAAGGAGCTCTGAGTTCTCTAGTGCAATGGTTTGTACTCTCTTTGATAAGGCAGACATAAACCTTGATTTTCTTGATAAATATTCAGATATAAATAGAATGCAAAGG GCCACTTCCTGA